The Muricauda sp. SCSIO 65647 genome includes a region encoding these proteins:
- a CDS encoding universal stress protein has protein sequence MKNILIPTDFSEDAWKAIQYAQLLFKGQDCNFFCLHVSERIDYPIVAVDTKNTNGTFTTTDTGTTSSKKQLNDFLKRAENLAADEQHHFFAINDYGFFTDAIKKQAKEKKIDLIVMGTKGATGLRKRIIGSNTGDVITKVPYNTLVIPKETNLKKPEEIAFPTDYNIFYPHRILEALSGMMHLSDDSNFRVMHVTKLQGILTQEQKRNQEYLSDFLDETFPGRHSSHMLTNKSVNAAIQCFVESRDIDMIIMVAKNLNFLQQMLFDPLVEKISFHTNVPFFVIHE, from the coding sequence ATGAAAAACATCCTGATTCCAACAGATTTTTCTGAAGATGCTTGGAAAGCGATTCAATATGCCCAATTGTTGTTTAAAGGGCAAGATTGCAACTTTTTTTGCTTACATGTCAGCGAAAGAATCGATTACCCAATTGTTGCCGTTGACACCAAAAACACAAATGGAACTTTCACGACCACTGATACTGGAACAACTTCCTCAAAAAAACAACTGAATGATTTTTTGAAGAGGGCCGAAAACCTTGCTGCAGATGAGCAACACCATTTTTTTGCCATCAATGATTACGGGTTCTTCACCGACGCAATCAAAAAACAGGCAAAAGAGAAGAAAATTGATTTGATTGTAATGGGCACCAAAGGTGCCACGGGGCTAAGAAAGAGGATCATAGGCAGCAATACGGGCGATGTCATCACCAAAGTGCCCTATAATACACTGGTCATTCCGAAAGAAACAAATCTCAAAAAACCCGAAGAGATTGCTTTTCCGACCGATTATAACATTTTCTATCCCCATAGAATATTGGAAGCTCTTTCAGGAATGATGCATTTAAGTGATGACAGTAATTTCAGGGTCATGCATGTAACAAAATTGCAGGGCATTCTTACACAAGAGCAGAAAAGGAACCAAGAGTATCTTAGTGATTTTCTTGATGAAACTTTTCCGGGCAGGCACAGTTCCCATATGCTGACCAATAAGAGCGTAAATGCCGCTATACAGTGTTTTGTGGAGAGTAGAGACATTGATATGATCATCATGGTGGCCAAAAACCTCAATTTTTTGCAGCAGATGCTGTTCGATCCACTGGTCGAGAAAATCAGCTTTCATACCAATGTGCCTTTTTTCGTGATTCATGAATAA
- a CDS encoding response regulator yields the protein MKKILLIEDDTALRDNTTELLEISGYEIVSAPNGRIGIEKARSYQPDLIICDIMMPEMDGYGVLKELSGDLQTKHIPFIFLSAKTERSEIRKGMDMGADDYLTKPFEEEELISAVESRLAKAQLLTEKARSGFHDIETDDQEMHSLHQLKNFIDDNGIVERFEKGALIFGENAHANHVYLISKGVVKCHRMDEEGKELITGLYHADNFLGLTSFFENVTYQESATAVEKVEVAKISKTNLRQILEKNRDVSLELMELLSSNISGYKDKLLQMAYGSVRKKTARTLLQFAKILDKGPDQPINIARSDLASVAGIATESLIRTLSTFKKEGLIEIGGRNIKIVDLSALKSVI from the coding sequence ATGAAAAAAATACTCCTGATAGAGGATGATACGGCACTTAGGGATAACACGACAGAGCTACTGGAGATTTCTGGATATGAAATTGTTTCTGCACCTAACGGTAGAATTGGAATAGAAAAGGCTCGATCTTATCAGCCCGATCTCATTATTTGCGATATCATGATGCCAGAAATGGATGGGTACGGTGTGCTAAAAGAATTGTCGGGAGATTTGCAGACCAAACATATACCTTTCATCTTTTTGTCAGCGAAGACCGAACGCTCAGAAATAAGAAAGGGAATGGATATGGGCGCCGATGATTATCTCACCAAACCTTTTGAGGAAGAAGAGCTTATAAGCGCCGTTGAGAGTAGGCTGGCTAAGGCACAATTACTGACAGAAAAAGCAAGAAGTGGTTTTCATGATATTGAAACTGATGATCAAGAGATGCATTCCCTGCACCAATTGAAAAACTTCATTGATGATAATGGTATAGTGGAAAGGTTTGAGAAGGGGGCATTGATATTTGGTGAGAATGCCCATGCAAACCATGTTTATTTGATATCGAAAGGTGTGGTAAAATGCCATCGAATGGATGAAGAAGGGAAAGAACTGATCACTGGTCTCTACCATGCCGACAATTTTTTGGGCCTGACCTCTTTTTTTGAGAATGTCACCTATCAAGAAAGCGCCACGGCCGTTGAAAAAGTTGAAGTGGCAAAAATATCAAAGACCAATCTCAGACAGATACTTGAAAAAAACAGAGATGTTTCATTGGAATTGATGGAATTGCTATCATCGAACATCTCAGGCTATAAAGACAAATTGTTGCAAATGGCCTACGGCTCTGTCAGAAAAAAAACAGCTCGAACGTTATTACAGTTTGCCAAGATACTTGATAAAGGGCCCGATCAACCGATAAACATAGCTCGAAGTGATTTGGCCAGTGTTGCTGGCATAGCCACCGAAAGTCTCATTCGAACCCTTTCTACTTTTAAAAAGGAAGGCCTCATAGAAATCGGTGGAAGAAACATTAAGATTGTGGATTTAAGTGCCCTCAAATCGGTCATTTGA
- a CDS encoding PAS domain-containing sensor histidine kinase yields the protein MKVFEKVGGIFRLLAEAVSEGILVVNSKSLIVGCNGSAYQMFGYEEGELLNRPLNVLIPHRFHHSHDGHVKKFLLGGEKRRMGVGLDLHGIRKNGDQFPLEVGLNPFELSGNTYVMALILDVTHRKEQETHIKKLNTELEQKIILRTQELQDKVSELKEEVKRRKEAEERANEALQREKELGELKTKFLSMVSHEFKTPLSAILTSTALLSKYTQTEQQEKRNKHLSTIKGKVKYLDNILSDFLSVEKLESGKIKYNVHVFPLSKVINEVVYGSNMLLKTGQKILYPNNIDEIVLEFDEKILELVLSNLINNAIKYSSEDSTIDLQVEKHKKDITIRVIDEGIGIPEDDQKYIFDRYYRAANALLTQGTGIGLNIAKAHLENLGGSIIFTSIVNEGTTFELRLPLKSSKLEV from the coding sequence ATGAAGGTTTTCGAAAAGGTCGGCGGTATTTTCAGATTACTTGCTGAGGCTGTTTCTGAAGGTATTTTAGTGGTCAACAGCAAAAGCCTAATAGTGGGCTGCAATGGTTCGGCCTATCAAATGTTCGGTTATGAAGAAGGAGAATTGCTCAACCGACCGTTAAATGTCTTGATACCCCATCGATTTCACCATTCACATGATGGGCACGTAAAGAAATTTTTGTTGGGTGGTGAGAAAAGACGTATGGGGGTCGGGTTGGATCTACACGGTATTCGTAAGAACGGGGACCAGTTTCCTTTAGAAGTGGGGCTAAACCCATTTGAGCTATCTGGCAACACCTATGTTATGGCCCTTATTCTTGATGTGACACACCGAAAAGAGCAAGAAACGCATATCAAAAAATTAAATACGGAATTAGAACAAAAAATCATACTGCGCACCCAAGAATTACAAGATAAGGTTTCTGAGCTCAAAGAAGAGGTCAAGAGAAGAAAAGAGGCAGAAGAAAGGGCCAATGAAGCGCTTCAAAGAGAAAAAGAACTGGGTGAACTGAAGACCAAGTTTCTGTCGATGGTATCGCACGAATTCAAAACGCCGCTCAGTGCCATACTTACTTCTACGGCCTTGCTCTCAAAATATACACAGACCGAGCAGCAAGAGAAACGCAACAAACACTTGAGCACGATAAAGGGCAAGGTCAAATATCTTGACAACATCTTGAGTGATTTTCTTTCAGTGGAAAAATTGGAATCAGGAAAGATCAAATATAATGTTCACGTTTTTCCTTTGAGCAAAGTGATCAATGAGGTGGTATATGGCTCTAATATGTTATTGAAAACCGGGCAAAAAATACTGTATCCGAATAACATCGACGAAATTGTTCTTGAATTTGATGAGAAGATATTGGAACTGGTATTGTCAAACCTCATCAATAACGCCATCAAATATTCTTCAGAAGACTCAACAATCGATTTACAAGTAGAAAAGCACAAAAAAGACATAACCATTAGGGTCATCGATGAGGGTATTGGTATACCTGAAGACGATCAGAAGTATATATTCGACCGTTACTATAGAGCTGCCAATGCTCTTTTGACGCAAGGTACTGGCATTGGGTTGAACATCGCCAAAGCCCATCTTGAAAACTTGGGGGGCAGTATTATCTTTACAAGTATCGTAAATGAGGGAACAACATTTGAGTTGAGGCTTCCTCTTAAAAGCTCTAAATTAGAAGTATGA
- a CDS encoding universal stress protein, translated as MDKILVPIDFSEYSLYALEVAAQIATKTKASIVMLHMLGLSEAVLAKSDRQEHEEAQYYMNMAKKRFKPLLEEPFLKGIEVEVMLQNYTIFSELDQIAEENWVDLIVMGSHGNSGIGPFVVGSNTDKVIRTSRVPVLVIKRKHSSFDVNKIVFSTDLGEESIRAYKRAREFAERFSAELKVLFINLPNKDFKSTKEINKKIDVFRALAGTDVVIDVSNDYSIGKGIMGFCERQGADLVIIPTRGRTGLVHFFKGSIGEMLTKRSVTPVLTMKI; from the coding sequence ATGGACAAAATCTTGGTTCCGATTGATTTTTCTGAATATTCTCTGTATGCCTTGGAAGTGGCGGCCCAGATAGCCACAAAGACCAAAGCCAGTATAGTGATGTTGCATATGCTGGGGCTTTCAGAAGCAGTATTGGCAAAAAGTGACAGGCAAGAGCACGAAGAGGCCCAATACTACATGAACATGGCCAAAAAGCGCTTCAAACCCCTATTGGAGGAACCTTTTCTTAAGGGAATAGAGGTTGAGGTCATGCTTCAGAACTATACCATATTCAGTGAACTGGACCAAATTGCCGAAGAAAATTGGGTAGATTTGATTGTGATGGGCTCCCATGGGAATAGCGGAATCGGCCCTTTTGTGGTCGGGTCCAATACCGATAAGGTCATTCGAACCTCTCGGGTGCCCGTTTTGGTCATAAAGAGGAAACATTCCTCATTTGATGTGAACAAAATAGTGTTCTCGACCGATCTTGGGGAAGAGAGTATAAGGGCTTATAAAAGAGCTCGTGAATTTGCCGAAAGATTTTCGGCCGAATTGAAAGTGTTGTTTATAAACCTTCCCAACAAAGACTTCAAGAGTACCAAGGAAATCAACAAGAAAATCGATGTTTTTCGGGCGTTGGCCGGTACAGATGTTGTTATCGATGTTTCTAATGACTACAGCATCGGCAAGGGAATCATGGGCTTTTGTGAGAGACAGGGTGCAGACTTGGTCATCATTCCCACACGCGGCAGAACCGGGCTTGTTCACTTTTTTAAGGGCAGTATTGGTGAAATGTTGACAAAGCGTTCCGTTACCCCGGTGCTTACGATGAAAATATAG
- a CDS encoding MerR family transcriptional regulator — protein sequence MNNVKQSFSIRDMENLSGIKAHTIRIWEKRYNLFTPERTSTNIRTYSLASLQKLLNITLLYNNGYKISKIARISEGEIPKKVSEIISSTSEKSHAINALKLAMVNFDQSLFYETYDALLEKKSFKEVFYDVFIPLLTELGLLWQTDTISPAHEHFITNLIKQKIHVHVEQLQSRAPRRNDKVFALFLPENEIHEIGLLYVNYEILLRGYKTIYLGQTMPLENLGDLLKYFDNIHFVSYFTVSPTKDRLEKYITDFTNDLNRHGQSKLWILGRQLQHLSSHELPSSVRTFGTIDQLAEAL from the coding sequence ATGAACAATGTAAAACAATCGTTCAGCATTCGCGATATGGAAAACCTGTCGGGAATTAAGGCCCATACCATAAGAATATGGGAAAAACGTTACAATCTTTTCACTCCCGAAAGAACAAGTACCAATATACGCACCTACAGCCTTGCGAGCCTTCAAAAATTGTTGAACATCACCTTGCTCTACAACAACGGCTACAAGATTTCCAAAATTGCCAGGATATCGGAAGGTGAGATACCCAAAAAAGTCAGTGAAATAATCTCAAGCACAAGTGAAAAGAGCCATGCCATAAATGCCTTAAAACTGGCAATGGTAAATTTCGACCAAAGTCTATTTTACGAAACATATGATGCGCTTTTAGAGAAAAAATCGTTTAAAGAAGTATTCTACGATGTTTTCATACCGCTCTTGACCGAACTTGGCCTCTTGTGGCAGACCGATACCATAAGTCCGGCGCACGAACATTTTATCACCAACTTGATAAAACAGAAAATCCATGTACATGTCGAGCAATTGCAATCCAGGGCTCCAAGAAGGAATGATAAGGTTTTCGCACTTTTCCTTCCAGAGAACGAAATACACGAAATAGGGCTGCTCTATGTGAACTATGAGATACTGCTCAGAGGCTATAAAACCATATATCTAGGTCAGACCATGCCTCTTGAAAACCTGGGTGATTTATTAAAGTACTTTGACAATATTCATTTTGTGTCTTACTTCACGGTCTCACCGACAAAAGATCGATTGGAAAAATATATTACAGATTTCACCAATGACCTGAATCGTCATGGCCAATCAAAACTTTGGATTTTAGGACGTCAATTGCAGCATCTTTCGTCGCATGAATTGCCGAGTTCTGTAAGAACGTTTGGCACAATAGATCAACTCGCAGAAGCACTCTAG